The DNA segment CTCCGTAATATCCCCAAGCTATCTTTTTTAGTAGTCTAGTAAGAGTGTTGCTTGAGTGCCTATCTAACTCAAGATGAACTTAGGAGAATTATGAACATGGTTATGGATCGCATCAAGAAAATCCTCGGCAAAGAAGAAGAGGAAGAAGTCGAACCTGAAGCTGAAGCCGAACCTGAAGTAGCAGAAGAATCCCCTACCGAAGATGAGGCCGAAGAAGAGGCTGAATTTGAGGAAGAAGAAGCTGTGGAGAAACCCCCTGCTCGTGGAAAAAGCACTATTCCATATCATGATACATTTCAGAAAAGATTGGAATTCCTATTTGATAACGAGGAAACTGCGGGAGAAATGAAGGCTCCAGATGAATTCTCGCTGGAGTTCATGGTTATGGGTGAACGATTCAATGTAACAAAGGACTCTATGGGTCCTGTTGAGATTGAGTCTGGAACTACCTCTGGTGAAGATGTATTCATTCGAATGTCAAACACCGTAGCGAAAAACCTGCTTGATGCTGCTTCCTTTGATGAATTCTCAGAAATCTACATGCAGTATTACCGAGAATCGGAATCTGACAAGTACGTGAAAATCGACCTTCGTAAACCCATTGAGGAATTGAATAAGCGAGGTTATGTTAGAGTACCCATTTTACGGCTCTTAGTTGGTCAGGTCCGTCCCTGATAGATGATTTGGCTACAATTAATCATAGGCACTTATTAGGCTGGGAGACACTACTTCATTTACACCTAATGGTGGGAACGTAGAAAATGAAGGATATCAATTTACCAGCTATTGTGATTAACTTCAAAACATATCCACAAGCCAACGGTGAAAGAGCTGTTTTGTTGTCACAGGCTTGTGAACGAGTCGCAAAGGAATACGACGTTTCTGTTATAGTTGCCCCCCAGGTTACGGATCTCTATAGGGTCAGCAGGGCTGTGGATATTCCTGTGTTCTCACAGCATATGGATCCTGGATCTCCTGGTCGCTTTACTGGTCACGTTCTTGGTGATGCACTTGTAGAGTCAGGTTGCTCTGGAACGATACTCAATCATTCTGAAAACAGAATGGAACTAGCCGATATCGAGGCTGCTATCCAGACTGCTGAAGAGCACCATCTGTATACTATCATATGTACGAACAATCCAGCTGTGAGCGTTGCTGCATCGGCCCTCAATCCTTCAGCTGTCGCAGTTGAGCCTCCCGAACTCATAGGAACTGGTATCTCGGTTTCTCAAGCTCAGCCAGAAATCATAAGCGGTACTGTTGAAAAAATCCGTGTAGTGAATGAAGAAGTCGATATCTTATGTGGAGCTGGCATATCAAGTGGTGATGATGTTGAGGCTGCACTTGATCTTGGAGCACAGGGAGTTCTACTTGCATCGGCAGTTGCCAAGGCGGAAGAACCAGTCGAGGTTCTAAGAGACCTTGCTCAGCCAATCGCCTGAGCGTCTATTTCGTTTGATTTTTCAGGTATCTGAACCATTACAAAAACGGCGATATTATTGAAAGTCGACCTTGAATGTGCTCATTGTCTTATTGAACGAGCAGTAAACCAAGCTAAGCTTGCTACTGATGATCCCCAAAAACAAATGGAAGTCGTAACAAAAGTCACCGAACTGTTCGGTAGAGAGCTAGACGAGAATTCAGTTCCAAGTCACATTGGTACAGACCGAGACTTGCTTGTCCAAGAGATAACGGGAAGGGATCCGTACGTACATCTCAAAGAAGAATCCAATGAACTAGCCCTTGAGCTATTCCCAACGCTTCGGAGTCTAGTACATGAACAGACTGATTCTGATTCTAGATTCAGAAAAGCTGCGCTTATTGCCGCAGCAGCTAATGCCATTGAGTTTGATGTTTCGGGGCGGGAATTCGACTTGGAGACTCTCCGAGAATTGGTCGCTGATGTAGAATCTGGTTTGGCTATTGATGAGGTCAGTGAATTCTACAAAATGTGTCACGAGGTCGGCGAAGTTGTATATTTGATGGACAATGCTGGCGAAGTTGTCTTGGATATGGTACTTATTGAACAAATTCAGAACATCGGACCAGAAGTGGTTGCAGTTGTTAAAGGTGGGCCGATTCTTAATGATGCTACTATGACTGATGCGGAAGCAGTTGGACTAGATGAATGTGCTGACCAGGTGGTAGATACCGGAGCTCCAGCTATAGGCGTCAATCTAGATCGTGATTCAGACGATTT comes from the Candidatus Thorarchaeota archaeon genome and includes:
- a CDS encoding DUF89 family protein, with the translated sequence MKVDLECAHCLIERAVNQAKLATDDPQKQMEVVTKVTELFGRELDENSVPSHIGTDRDLLVQEITGRDPYVHLKEESNELALELFPTLRSLVHEQTDSDSRFRKAALIAAAANAIEFDVSGREFDLETLRELVADVESGLAIDEVSEFYKMCHEVGEVVYLMDNAGEVVLDMVLIEQIQNIGPEVVAVVKGGPILNDATMTDAEAVGLDECADQVVDTGAPAIGVNLDRDSDDFKQLLFSAELIVAKGMGNYESMTEFDTSELCPVVHIMRTKCWPVARHVGVDRYKNIVLIRT
- the tpiA gene encoding triose-phosphate isomerase, which produces MKDINLPAIVINFKTYPQANGERAVLLSQACERVAKEYDVSVIVAPQVTDLYRVSRAVDIPVFSQHMDPGSPGRFTGHVLGDALVESGCSGTILNHSENRMELADIEAAIQTAEEHHLYTIICTNNPAVSVAASALNPSAVAVEPPELIGTGISVSQAQPEIISGTVEKIRVVNEEVDILCGAGISSGDDVEAALDLGAQGVLLASAVAKAEEPVEVLRDLAQPIA